From Saprospiraceae bacterium, one genomic window encodes:
- a CDS encoding transketolase codes for MSIYNPVAALLEAIKGPDAQYKQEVLRDLWVCLVSREVSLLGRKEVLTGKAKFGILGDGKELPQLAMARAFQKGDFRSGYYRDQTFMMALDLCSVKEYFAQLYADPKNDPFSGGRQMNAHFATPLLDENGDWLDQTKRYNVSSDISSTGGQMARALGLALASKHYNENKNLKGSSKLFSKKGNEVSFVTIGDASTSEGVFWETLNAAAVQKVPLAVCVWDDGYGISVPIDYQTVKQSISKALSGFEYQENGNGIRIYKVKAWDYPTLVNTFHKGIETMRKDHIPGLFHIMEVTQPQGHSTSGSHERYKSKSRMKWEEENDCNLKFEQWIIQHHLADEDLIGQFKNIAKEYVREQRNAAWNDFMAQNLLIKTEFIRLLEPYQSDSAVSELIHRIQKAKELSRHELITEARTLLFQQPASKEWYSSLIQWVDSAYLEAKEDYHDHLLSQKTPNPTVGIEFGLEPVEVSGYQILNKYFDQLMSTRPEVIAFGEDVGMIGDVNQGFAGLQEKFGPLRVFDTGIREWTIVGQAIGMSMRGLRPIAEIQYLDYIVYALSALMDDLATVRYRSDGIQKAPAIIRTRGHRLEGIWHSGSPIGMLLHSLRGIHICVPRNMTQAAGMYQTLINGDDPGLVIECLNGYRLKEKLPSNLGQYTVPLGKIEILIPGEDLTLVTYGSCVRIAEKAIGMLEMKGISVELIDVQTLLPLDLDHEIAQSVKKTNKLMVLDEDVPGGASAFILQQVLEVQGAYHYLDASPVTLTAKEHRPPYGSDGDYFSKPNAEDVAFSILRLMEEYNPQRFGSK; via the coding sequence ATGAGTATTTATAATCCAGTTGCTGCCCTGTTGGAGGCCATTAAAGGACCGGATGCCCAATATAAACAGGAAGTTTTGAGAGACTTATGGGTGTGTCTTGTTTCCAGAGAGGTGTCGCTCCTTGGACGGAAAGAAGTATTGACAGGGAAAGCAAAATTTGGGATTTTAGGGGACGGGAAAGAATTGCCCCAGCTGGCCATGGCAAGGGCTTTCCAAAAGGGAGATTTTCGATCAGGGTATTACAGAGATCAAACCTTTATGATGGCCCTCGATTTGTGCAGTGTAAAGGAATATTTTGCCCAGCTTTATGCAGATCCCAAAAATGACCCATTTTCAGGTGGCCGACAAATGAATGCCCATTTCGCTACACCTTTGTTGGATGAAAATGGTGATTGGCTGGATCAAACCAAGCGATATAATGTTTCATCGGATATATCCAGTACAGGTGGTCAAATGGCAAGAGCATTGGGATTGGCCCTCGCCTCCAAACACTACAATGAAAACAAAAACCTGAAGGGTTCGAGCAAGCTTTTTTCAAAAAAAGGGAATGAAGTTTCATTTGTGACCATAGGTGATGCCTCAACCTCTGAAGGGGTGTTTTGGGAGACTTTGAATGCAGCCGCGGTACAGAAAGTACCTCTTGCTGTATGTGTTTGGGACGATGGCTATGGAATTAGTGTTCCCATCGACTACCAAACAGTGAAGCAAAGTATCAGTAAAGCTTTGTCCGGCTTTGAATATCAGGAAAACGGTAATGGCATTCGCATTTATAAGGTGAAGGCCTGGGATTATCCGACATTGGTCAACACATTTCACAAAGGGATTGAGACGATGAGAAAGGACCATATTCCTGGTCTATTCCATATAATGGAAGTAACTCAACCACAGGGTCACTCTACCTCGGGCTCGCATGAGAGGTATAAGTCCAAGAGCCGAATGAAATGGGAAGAAGAAAACGATTGTAATCTCAAATTTGAGCAATGGATCATTCAACACCATTTGGCGGATGAAGATCTAATCGGGCAATTTAAAAATATCGCAAAGGAATACGTTAGAGAACAAAGAAATGCAGCCTGGAACGATTTTATGGCTCAAAATTTACTTATCAAAACTGAATTTATCAGACTGCTGGAACCCTATCAATCTGACTCAGCTGTCTCAGAGCTAATTCATAGAATTCAAAAAGCCAAAGAGTTAAGCCGCCATGAGTTGATCACTGAAGCCAGAACACTTTTGTTTCAACAACCAGCAAGCAAAGAATGGTATTCATCGTTGATACAATGGGTAGATTCAGCTTATCTGGAAGCCAAAGAAGATTACCATGATCACCTTCTCAGCCAAAAGACCCCAAATCCCACCGTTGGTATTGAATTTGGTCTAGAACCGGTAGAAGTAAGCGGATATCAGATTCTAAACAAATATTTTGATCAGCTAATGTCCACGAGACCAGAAGTCATTGCTTTTGGAGAAGATGTAGGTATGATCGGAGATGTCAATCAGGGATTTGCTGGTCTACAAGAGAAGTTTGGGCCATTGAGGGTATTTGATACCGGTATCAGAGAATGGACCATTGTTGGGCAAGCAATCGGAATGAGTATGAGAGGTCTTAGACCCATTGCTGAGATACAATATTTGGATTATATTGTATACGCTCTTTCTGCTTTGATGGATGATTTGGCAACCGTAAGGTATCGATCAGATGGAATACAAAAAGCACCTGCCATCATTCGTACAAGAGGGCACCGACTGGAAGGTATTTGGCATTCAGGCTCTCCGATTGGGATGCTCTTGCATTCTTTGAGAGGGATTCACATTTGTGTCCCTAGAAATATGACACAGGCCGCAGGTATGTATCAAACCCTAATCAATGGAGACGATCCAGGACTCGTCATTGAGTGTCTCAATGGTTACCGCCTGAAAGAAAAACTGCCCTCTAACCTTGGTCAATACACTGTTCCATTGGGTAAAATAGAAATTTTAATTCCCGGTGAAGATTTGACCTTGGTCACTTATGGATCTTGTGTGAGAATTGCTGAGAAAGCCATCGGAATGCTTGAAATGAAAGGAATTTCTGTTGAGCTCATCGATGTTCAAACCTTGCTTCCATTGGATCTTGATCATGAAATTGCTCAATCTGTTAAAAAGACAAATAAATTAATGGTGCTCGATGAAGACGTGCCGGGAGGAGCAAGTGCTTTTATTCTTCAACAAGTCTTGGAAGTACAGGGAGCTTATCATTATCTGGACGCATCTCCTGTCACCTTAACCGCAAAAGAACACAGGCCGCCATACGGCAGCGATGGTGATTATTTTTCAAAACCCAATGCAGAAGATGTAGCGTTTTCTATCCTGAGATTAATGGAGGAATACAACCCCCAAAGATTTGGCTCAAAATAA
- a CDS encoding DUF1573 domain-containing protein, which yields MGNVALSAQNSAPATTPQKSSGGPKMVFENTSVDYGEIKKGSEPVRKVSFTNKGTEPLIIKNARGSCGCTVPTWPKEPVMPGEAGVIEIRYDTQRPGPINKTVKIQTNEGDEELTLYLKGNVSSDDEETVPKNGGNILNPKG from the coding sequence ATGGGTAATGTTGCACTTTCTGCCCAGAATTCAGCCCCAGCTACCACCCCTCAAAAATCCAGTGGCGGGCCAAAAATGGTCTTCGAAAACACTTCCGTAGATTACGGAGAGATTAAAAAAGGATCTGAGCCTGTTCGTAAAGTGAGTTTTACCAACAAGGGCACCGAGCCTTTGATCATTAAAAATGCCAGAGGATCCTGTGGATGTACCGTACCTACTTGGCCGAAAGAACCTGTAATGCCAGGTGAAGCCGGTGTGATTGAAATTCGCTACGACACCCAACGCCCGGGACCCATCAATAAAACGGTGAAGATCCAGACCAATGAAGGTGATGAGGAATTGACCTTGTACCTTAAAGGCAACGTATCTTCAGACGACGAGGAGACTGTTCCAAAGAATGGAGGTAATATCCTCAATCCAAAAGGATAA
- a CDS encoding T9SS type A sorting domain-containing protein, with protein MNQKLLSTVIFTLWSVSLFAQVIPFDRNSEEGIDGIPQYFGEDRPYKFPSFHTRMNTRSEQDRMKLTGRSPLIKLMDSVEFYDLDASANEILKSKYTIKYDSEGKYIYNFGFRYNADGSILPRYQTNYTYDSKAQLSEYIYDNWDDAIKDWVHSTKVELEYNAEGLYSVIRNYRYESNEFVSSSLWVYHYNTDKRLVLFEQFQFDPTVKEFIPSSITEYTYDSLGNKIREEDSYWDANTNSFVLAWLLEDVYQGILLIERYKKYWNKQNSTWKPHLKFEYEYNAAGYNTITSSFLFVENRMEFVPSTRYIYTRDTEHDVVLYFTENWDGNSNKYVPYTLRKNYYSIHNLISESSSLSHDSEEISFLPNPAHDYIIVDLPEDDFIQSNSIRLIDVHGRIVSVWKNVGSSNNRLDLQNMSSGLYMLSVESKKGIKSVKLVID; from the coding sequence ATGAATCAAAAATTACTTTCAACCGTTATTTTTACACTATGGTCGGTATCCCTTTTTGCGCAAGTTATACCATTTGATCGGAATTCTGAGGAAGGAATTGATGGTATACCTCAATATTTTGGTGAGGATAGACCCTACAAGTTCCCGTCATTTCACACAAGAATGAATACAAGATCAGAACAGGATAGAATGAAGTTGACTGGGCGTTCACCCTTGATCAAATTAATGGATTCAGTAGAGTTTTATGATCTGGATGCATCTGCAAATGAAATTCTGAAATCTAAGTACACTATAAAATATGACTCAGAAGGCAAATATATTTATAATTTTGGGTTTAGATACAATGCCGATGGTTCCATCCTTCCCAGATATCAGACCAATTATACTTATGATTCCAAAGCTCAGTTGTCAGAATACATTTATGATAACTGGGATGATGCTATAAAGGACTGGGTACATAGCACAAAGGTGGAATTGGAATACAATGCTGAGGGACTATATTCAGTTATAAGAAATTACCGGTATGAGAGTAATGAATTTGTATCCTCCAGTTTGTGGGTGTATCACTACAATACCGATAAGCGCTTGGTTTTATTTGAGCAGTTTCAATTTGATCCGACTGTTAAAGAATTCATACCAAGTTCAATTACAGAATATACATATGATAGTTTAGGGAATAAGATCCGCGAGGAAGATTCTTATTGGGACGCCAATACAAACTCTTTTGTTTTGGCTTGGCTTTTGGAGGACGTCTATCAGGGTATACTTTTGATTGAACGGTACAAGAAGTACTGGAATAAGCAGAATTCTACCTGGAAACCACATTTGAAGTTCGAATATGAGTATAATGCCGCAGGATATAACACCATTACAAGCAGTTTTTTGTTTGTTGAGAACAGGATGGAATTTGTGCCTTCCACCAGATATATATATACAAGAGATACAGAACATGATGTTGTTTTGTATTTCACCGAAAACTGGGATGGAAATTCGAATAAGTATGTGCCCTATACCTTGAGAAAAAATTATTATTCCATTCATAACCTGATCTCGGAATCCTCATCTTTAAGTCATGACAGTGAAGAAATTTCTTTTTTGCCCAATCCGGCTCATGATTACATTATAGTTGATTTGCCAGAAGATGATTTTATTCAATCGAACAGCATTCGACTAATCGATGTGCATGGTAGAATCGTTTCTGTATGGAAGAATGTTGGTTCCTCAAACAATAGACTTGATTTGCAAAATATGAGTTCCGGATTGTATATGCTTTCAGTGGAGAGCAAAAAGGGCATAAAATCTGTGAAACTGGTGATTGATTAG
- the mtgA gene encoding monofunctional biosynthetic peptidoglycan transglycosylase: MLVAAFKKIVLFYKHLKIWQKLLFFFSLIIALHWVYMILLIWLMPPITTTQIGSLLAGRGLKRDYISASRISKMAPLAVMAAEDQLFLEHSGFDFESIEKALEYNKKSKKKKRGASTISQQVAKNVFLWQGRSWFRKGLEVYFTFMIECLWTKKRIMEVYLNTVEMGSGIFGIEAASQTFFKKPAIKMGREEAARIGASLPNPIRYKVAPPSSWVLLRTPWVLRQMEQIESDKKVQVLLDHFGFSKR, encoded by the coding sequence ATGCTTGTCGCCGCGTTTAAGAAAATTGTCCTGTTTTACAAACACCTTAAAATATGGCAAAAGCTATTGTTTTTTTTTAGCCTGATTATTGCTCTGCATTGGGTATATATGATCCTCTTGATCTGGCTTATGCCACCCATTACAACAACCCAGATTGGAAGCCTGTTGGCAGGGAGGGGTTTGAAACGGGACTACATATCAGCCTCCCGAATCAGTAAAATGGCTCCGCTGGCTGTGATGGCTGCAGAAGATCAATTGTTTCTCGAGCATTCTGGTTTTGATTTTGAAAGTATTGAGAAAGCTTTGGAATACAATAAAAAGAGCAAGAAAAAGAAAAGAGGGGCATCTACCATTAGCCAACAAGTCGCAAAGAATGTTTTCCTTTGGCAGGGTCGTAGCTGGTTTAGAAAGGGTCTTGAGGTGTATTTTACATTTATGATCGAATGTCTTTGGACCAAGAAAAGGATCATGGAGGTTTATCTGAATACAGTTGAAATGGGATCCGGGATATTTGGAATCGAAGCAGCCAGCCAGACCTTTTTTAAAAAGCCTGCCATCAAAATGGGGCGTGAGGAAGCAGCCAGAATTGGAGCGAGCTTACCAAACCCGATCCGCTACAAAGTAGCCCCGCCATCTTCCTGGGTTTTGTTAAGGACTCCATGGGTATTGCGCCAGATGGAGCAGATAGAGTCGGATAAAAAAGTGCAGGTTTTACTGGATCATTTCGGATTTTCGAAAAGGTAA
- a CDS encoding gliding motility-associated C-terminal domain-containing protein yields the protein MKYLSLILSLVFSINSGICQFLEIEETGTLNFSLCRENRIRLSLKNNSPNQLNDIRLKAFFPSGLEYVPGTVSLASEFNLNTLHTPEFMISSINPGTSIEISMILQAQCQLYDLVNMGLLFNNQWIAEYNFGQDSIIGVSYSINTGFLVISNVPSIRKEAGSQFTRQITITNSRLGPVSSFYFEDVHDPLEILSNSGTTLVQNDTSLRLEIKAEHLLNIGDRDSLFEEGESIVITEMINHKTCLNELINSKFRVFWGCDSNICQSYLEASQIDFTLPSSQALLDFDPKPKFPECICDPDGATQEFVIYNNGGAVAENLMVSFKASTALSSFDVAFLKNSFRIVGQGQIISIDYINQVTGTYCLFDSAFHEVKITLANLNPSGQIRILFDYVTCKSIQPEIATNFPYFYSFSYNSVCVPNSTRSGNERAINNFSKASSARIGLRLSPVESPLMDQKIYDAISSIGFNEAISNRNLSIRYTIPCPFELIDTSFLLLGKNAIVRNIDFSYPIIVDLEYLPPFPKDFTFQFPLKLNCEHFCLDSIEAAEIKLLSSCPREQDIRADMLVKICAQVNLSCENTIYKCGANSLSDPGFELACINRSQTTDSIPAYILFEDSLFRKNMGTSDFDNDRFENTGSNDLTQAKLKNFVTGDTIVVEFAGTVAIDNENLQYDSLTIVMTSELSYSYATSYIDIVDKSSGIKYSLEYPVLDTFSSINPLANCAKPIIQTNPLGKGFKIPIVPEEIIKYKSDFPPNFVFEQGDSIYCRFEARISSFTNQRIAALPVIKRMALNSRQIPSEYLYSCLVDVDTVLLTSVGLLRIPPSPVQYICADQVRLSTQIIRLNPNTNNFFTHEYRPLVKIDSIYLTGLSGLRYIGIELALYYQSDTGTVLYRLDTIPVRSLSPTLFYLSESELQPYIFDESYELRITPLAILENCLEASGNITTSVFYSGPNHGLFFIDQFFNTFYNSHVSTINSSIQIQNANQFVSQSTKTIFAFGNNIQWTLNLGAQSGSGYFYFDIWSVRNSIQSLQLKVNPDIPIVQISDKRFRIGSFKALTAYSIDFLADILSCDQDTIYISSLWVCDDSEQAEINKCNLDTFSVYILPEDPELELDLMQESSLNKLCDTLPEILVRLYNADRGTAREVYLDMELPSGISWLPGSLYFSYPAGSPYRPLPNPTLIGINIYRWNIEDLDPVLKQNGLKGVFSDPENTILFKLSAFTNCDLMINGSINAMTSGKNTCGIIQNTITKTGPTIKIEGAETNKELSIQLSENVKSLCADTSEILVQLIPAYKPDIRDTLVIRIPSFLEYISGSIINLSNHNIQEALIIDSSNYSILKFGLGQLGQAGQAIRFSIKITGIRSIYCTQTGIDAFSYFQTSLFCQADQTHCNVFIQTGSTSLELKRDLPEINIHGFEISPGTDPHKTKLKFEIEVLHFDKIEDDKICFYLIGDKDANSNWNHEDSVLTTICIPKQELARNGIHSFELELDLLTLISCSYLLAVSENTCICGLDTLAFQISSGIHQVYYDSICTGVQMTIGVNDIPEYKYKWFSADFSCDSCSSQFIKLNNPSDSIVQFKYVLTEFLDSLCQNTYEYHILVFPKQNGTKTIHTVCPGEMVSLSANNQKNFIWSGSGITNPNAPNQNFTLTDSMEVYLSYEDEKGCPILDTFCLFPLHGDFNFTISRDTTILARSKVILCASGGKSYKWSPAAGLVCPDCPCIEVSPDQNTRYTVTIIDSLDCPHELGVDIFVIGTVCDSTDVFIPNAFSPNEDQKNDVLYVLSNQTLLQIHLVIYNRWGEKVFETFNIKHGWDGTYNGEKLSPDVYGYYLEVWCPDRPKFTKKGNINLLK from the coding sequence ATGAAGTATCTTTCTCTGATCCTAAGCTTAGTTTTTTCAATAAATTCAGGAATCTGTCAATTCCTGGAAATTGAAGAAACAGGTACATTAAACTTCAGTTTGTGCAGAGAAAATCGCATCAGGCTTTCCCTAAAAAACAATTCTCCAAACCAGCTAAATGATATCAGACTTAAAGCTTTTTTTCCTTCGGGTTTGGAATATGTTCCGGGGACGGTGAGTCTTGCGTCTGAATTCAACCTAAATACCCTTCATACACCTGAGTTTATGATTTCATCAATTAATCCAGGTACCAGCATTGAGATCTCTATGATTCTCCAGGCACAGTGCCAGCTGTACGATCTGGTCAATATGGGACTTCTTTTTAATAATCAATGGATCGCTGAATACAACTTTGGCCAAGACTCCATCATAGGGGTAAGCTACAGCATCAATACTGGTTTTTTGGTAATTTCAAATGTTCCTTCTATCAGAAAAGAAGCGGGTTCTCAATTTACACGACAGATAACAATTACCAATTCCCGGCTTGGCCCTGTGAGCAGTTTCTATTTTGAAGATGTACACGATCCTCTAGAAATCTTATCTAACTCCGGAACCACCCTTGTTCAGAATGATACCAGTCTGAGATTAGAAATTAAAGCTGAGCACCTATTAAATATTGGTGACCGTGATTCCCTTTTTGAAGAGGGAGAATCGATCGTGATTACAGAAATGATCAATCATAAAACCTGTCTCAATGAGCTTATCAATTCAAAATTCAGGGTTTTCTGGGGATGTGATTCTAACATTTGTCAAAGCTACCTTGAGGCGTCTCAAATTGATTTTACTTTGCCGTCAAGTCAGGCTTTATTGGACTTTGACCCAAAACCAAAGTTTCCTGAATGCATTTGCGATCCTGATGGAGCCACCCAGGAATTTGTGATTTATAACAATGGCGGTGCCGTGGCTGAAAATCTAATGGTCAGTTTCAAAGCTAGTACAGCACTTTCTAGTTTTGATGTTGCTTTCTTGAAAAATAGTTTTAGAATTGTTGGTCAGGGTCAAATTATTTCCATCGATTACATCAACCAGGTGACAGGAACCTATTGTTTATTTGACAGTGCATTTCATGAGGTAAAAATAACGCTGGCTAACCTGAATCCATCCGGACAGATCAGGATCTTATTCGATTATGTGACCTGTAAATCAATCCAACCGGAAATCGCCACCAATTTTCCATATTTTTATTCATTTAGCTATAATTCGGTTTGCGTTCCAAACAGTACAAGGAGCGGCAATGAGCGTGCTATCAACAATTTTTCTAAAGCCAGTTCCGCCAGAATTGGCCTAAGATTGAGCCCAGTGGAAAGTCCGTTGATGGATCAAAAAATCTACGATGCGATTTCCAGCATTGGTTTTAATGAAGCCATAAGCAATAGAAATCTCAGTATTCGGTATACGATCCCCTGCCCTTTTGAGTTGATTGATACCTCCTTCTTATTGCTTGGAAAAAATGCCATCGTCAGGAATATTGATTTTTCATATCCGATCATTGTTGATTTAGAATATTTACCTCCTTTTCCAAAAGATTTTACTTTTCAGTTTCCGTTAAAACTTAATTGCGAACACTTCTGTCTTGATTCCATAGAAGCTGCTGAAATTAAATTATTGAGCAGTTGTCCCAGAGAACAGGATATCAGAGCAGATATGTTGGTTAAAATATGCGCACAGGTTAATCTTAGTTGTGAAAATACCATTTACAAATGTGGTGCCAATTCATTAAGTGATCCTGGTTTTGAATTGGCTTGCATCAACAGATCACAAACTACAGATTCCATCCCTGCCTACATTTTATTTGAAGATAGCCTCTTTAGGAAAAATATGGGTACATCTGATTTTGACAATGATCGATTTGAAAACACTGGATCCAATGATTTAACTCAAGCCAAACTAAAAAATTTTGTTACCGGAGATACGATCGTCGTTGAGTTTGCCGGCACTGTTGCCATCGACAATGAGAACCTACAGTACGACTCGCTCACCATCGTGATGACTTCGGAATTAAGCTATTCATACGCTACATCCTATATTGATATCGTTGATAAAAGTTCCGGGATCAAATATTCCCTCGAATATCCTGTTCTGGATACTTTTAGCTCCATCAATCCGCTTGCCAACTGTGCAAAACCCATTATCCAGACGAATCCCTTGGGCAAAGGATTTAAAATTCCAATTGTGCCTGAAGAAATCATTAAATATAAGTCCGACTTTCCGCCAAATTTTGTATTCGAGCAGGGAGATAGCATTTATTGTAGATTCGAGGCAAGAATCAGTTCATTTACGAATCAGAGAATAGCGGCGCTTCCAGTCATCAAAAGAATGGCATTGAATTCAAGACAGATTCCTTCTGAATACCTCTATTCCTGTTTGGTAGATGTGGACACAGTTCTATTGACCTCTGTTGGTCTTTTACGCATTCCACCAAGCCCTGTCCAGTATATCTGTGCGGATCAGGTAAGACTTTCTACGCAAATAATCAGACTCAATCCAAACACAAACAATTTTTTTACCCACGAATACAGACCTCTCGTCAAAATTGATTCAATTTATCTGACGGGTTTGAGCGGTTTAAGATACATTGGAATTGAACTCGCTCTTTATTATCAAAGTGATACAGGGACGGTTCTCTACCGACTTGATACCATTCCGGTTCGATCCTTATCACCAACATTATTTTACCTTTCAGAATCTGAACTTCAGCCTTATATATTTGATGAAAGCTATGAGCTTAGGATCACACCACTGGCGATTCTTGAAAATTGCCTTGAAGCCTCAGGCAATATCACAACAAGCGTATTTTACAGTGGACCCAATCATGGATTGTTTTTTATTGATCAATTCTTTAATACTTTTTACAACTCACATGTCTCTACCATTAATTCCAGCATTCAAATTCAAAATGCCAATCAGTTTGTCAGCCAATCCACAAAAACCATTTTTGCTTTTGGGAATAACATCCAGTGGACTCTCAACCTTGGTGCACAATCCGGTTCAGGATATTTTTATTTTGATATATGGTCTGTCAGAAATTCCATCCAATCATTACAACTAAAAGTTAATCCGGACATTCCAATAGTACAAATTTCCGATAAAAGATTCAGGATTGGAAGTTTTAAAGCTCTGACTGCCTACTCCATCGATTTTCTTGCCGATATTCTGAGTTGTGATCAGGATACCATTTATATAAGCAGTCTTTGGGTATGTGATGACAGTGAGCAAGCTGAAATCAATAAATGCAATTTAGATACTTTCAGTGTTTACATCCTCCCTGAAGACCCTGAACTGGAGTTGGATCTGATGCAGGAATCCTCCCTCAATAAATTGTGCGATACGCTTCCGGAGATCCTTGTCCGACTATACAATGCAGACCGTGGAACCGCCAGGGAGGTTTATCTTGATATGGAGTTACCATCAGGAATTTCCTGGTTGCCTGGTAGTTTGTATTTTAGTTATCCTGCTGGGAGTCCGTACAGACCGCTTCCCAATCCGACTTTGATAGGAATAAACATTTACAGGTGGAATATAGAGGATCTGGATCCTGTCTTAAAACAAAATGGACTGAAAGGGGTGTTTTCAGACCCGGAAAATACCATACTATTCAAACTATCTGCGTTCACCAACTGTGATTTAATGATAAATGGTTCGATCAACGCAATGACCAGTGGAAAGAACACCTGCGGGATCATTCAAAATACCATCACCAAGACAGGCCCTACTATAAAAATAGAAGGTGCAGAAACGAACAAAGAATTAAGCATACAACTTTCAGAAAATGTAAAAAGTCTATGTGCCGATACCAGTGAAATCCTTGTTCAACTAATTCCTGCCTATAAGCCAGATATCAGAGATACGCTAGTAATCAGAATTCCTTCTTTTCTGGAATACATCTCAGGCTCCATCATCAACCTGAGCAATCACAATATTCAGGAAGCACTGATCATTGATTCATCCAACTATTCTATTTTAAAATTTGGACTTGGTCAACTTGGACAGGCCGGTCAGGCCATTCGTTTTTCTATAAAAATAACCGGGATCAGGTCTATCTATTGTACCCAAACTGGAATAGATGCTTTTTCTTACTTCCAAACAAGTCTTTTTTGCCAGGCTGACCAAACGCATTGCAATGTATTCATACAAACAGGAAGTACCAGTTTGGAACTGAAAAGGGATCTACCAGAAATTAATATCCATGGTTTTGAAATCAGTCCGGGAACAGACCCCCATAAAACAAAATTGAAATTTGAAATTGAGGTTCTCCATTTTGATAAAATTGAGGATGATAAAATCTGCTTTTACCTGATTGGCGACAAGGATGCTAATTCCAATTGGAATCATGAGGATTCAGTGCTGACAACAATTTGTATTCCAAAACAGGAGCTTGCTAGAAACGGCATCCATAGTTTTGAATTGGAGCTTGATTTACTAACTTTAATTTCTTGCAGTTATTTACTAGCTGTATCTGAAAATACCTGTATCTGTGGACTTGACACCCTGGCCTTTCAAATTAGCTCTGGTATTCATCAGGTCTATTATGACAGCATCTGTACAGGCGTTCAAATGACCATCGGTGTAAACGATATCCCGGAATATAAATACAAATGGTTTTCCGCAGATTTTTCTTGCGATAGTTGCTCCTCACAATTCATCAAATTGAACAACCCATCCGACAGCATTGTGCAATTTAAATATGTTTTGACGGAGTTCTTAGATTCATTGTGTCAAAATACGTATGAATACCATATTTTAGTTTTCCCGAAACAGAACGGAACCAAAACCATTCATACCGTATGTCCTGGTGAAATGGTCAGTCTTTCTGCTAACAATCAGAAAAATTTTATTTGGTCAGGATCAGGAATTACTAATCCAAACGCGCCAAATCAGAATTTCACACTTACAGATAGTATGGAAGTTTATTTGAGCTATGAAGATGAAAAAGGATGTCCGATCCTAGATACATTTTGTTTATTTCCATTACATGGAGATTTCAATTTTACAATTTCAAGGGATACTACGATATTAGCCAGGTCCAAGGTCATTTTATGCGCTTCGGGGGGGAAATCTTATAAATGGTCTCCCGCAGCTGGTTTGGTTTGTCCGGATTGCCCTTGCATTGAAGTAAGCCCGGACCAAAATACAAGATACACGGTCACGATTATAGATAGTCTTGACTGCCCGCATGAACTTGGAGTGGATATTTTTGTCATTGGCACCGTTTGCGATTCTACGGATGTATTTATTCCCAATGCGTTTTCACCAAATGAGGATCAAAAAAATGATGTGCTCTACGTTCTTTCCAATCAAACCCTTTTACAAATCCATTTGGTTATTTACAATCGATGGGGTGAAAAAGTATTTGAGACTTTTAATATAAAGCATGGCTGGGATGGAACTTACAATGGTGAAAAGCTAAGTCCTGATGTGTATGGATACTATCTCGAAGTCTGGTGTCCGGATCGACCAAAATTTACAAAAAAAGGAAACATCAATTTGTTGAAATAA